A window of the Helianthus annuus cultivar XRQ/B chromosome 4, HanXRQr2.0-SUNRISE, whole genome shotgun sequence genome harbors these coding sequences:
- the LOC118491579 gene encoding uncharacterized protein LOC118491579, which produces MTRNKCSRIDRIFVSWNFLCEWTNAEYRALTREESDHSPLILKLEARNFGPKPFRFFNSWLSRNVLEEVVHRALSGFIGNGPPDVVLMNKFRIRLEIVKWKQEWLKEDVEEEMNLKQDLFHLDELVEERDLTEAEEWVIMEAKKKLKELDDLKAKDIRQKARGVINKRRVANTIPGLSIDGRWVFKPAEVKKEVHRFFKQRFAEDLQTRPSLDCYGIKQLNDIEAE; this is translated from the exons ATGACCCGGAATAAATGTAGTCGAATTGATCGTATTTTTGTGTCTTGGAATTTCTTGTGTGAATGGACAAATGCGGAATATCGGGCGCTTACTAGAGAGGAATCGGATCATAGCCCGTTGATTCTAAAATTGGAAGCGCGGAATTTCGGGCCTAAACCTTTTCGGTTTTTTAACTCTTGGTTATCCAGGAACGTTTTGGAGGAGGTTGTTCATAGAGCTTTGTCGGGTTTTATCGGGAATGGGCCTCCGGATGTTGTTCTTATGAATAAGTTTAGGATAAGGCTTGAAATTGTAAAATGGAAACAGGAGTGGTTGAAAGAAGATGTTGAGGAGGAAATGAATTTGAAGCAAGACCTCTTTCATTTAGATGAGTTAGTCGAGGAGAGGGATCTGACAGAAGCCGAGGAATGGGTTATTATGGAGGCTAAGAAAAAACTAAAGGAATTGGATGATCTTAAAGCTAAAGACATTCGACAAAAAGCGCGG GGAGTTATTAATAAACGGAGGGTGGCGAATACAATTCCGGGTTTGAGCATTGATGGGAGGTGGGTTTTCAAACCGGCCGAAGTGAAAAAAGAGGTTCATCGGTTTTTTAAACAGAGGTTCGCGGAAGATCTTCAAACTCGACCATCTTTGGATTGCTATGGTATCAAACAGTTAAATGATATTGAAGCCGAATAA
- the LOC110936927 gene encoding MACPF domain-containing protein NSL1 — protein sequence MSLYKTNFFDPQSAAEKAVSVIGYGYDLTCDLRLTGCKPGPSGSTLIELGGTLTQDLVVPGGVVVPNVSPAIKCDKGERTRFHSDVLSFNQMSEQFNQELSLSGKIPSGFFNSMFGYKGCWQKDAPATKNLAFDGWIISLYSIELAKTQIALSEKVKQEVPASWDPAALADFIDKYGTHVVVGVKMGGKDVIYLKQLQSSDLEPTQVQNLLKQLADDCISEHVSEPSVSGSDKSKDKRAVAWDLPPELMSSLRPSIVSRSKNDDLMSIHVRRGGIDKGQSHKSWLSTVPQAPNVISMSFVPIVALLSGVRGSGFLSHAINLYLRYKPPIEELEQFLEFQLPRQWAPAYGDLPLASRRKKNPSPSLQFTFLGPRLYVNTVKVNSENRPVTGVRLYLEGRKSDRLAIHLQHLSSVPKMLELTDDFSYKPSDEPIEKGYLEPVKWSIFSHVCTFPVEYNEALIDDSASIVTKAWFEVKGVGIKKVLFLRLGYSMVGSGKIRRSEWDGPSMNSRKSGLMSTLMSAPFSIGLGTPEQKPVKVELNSAIYPDGPPIRTPKMSSFVDTKEMMRGPEDPPGYWVVTGAKLCVEGGRIRVKVKYSLLTIMSEDSMFM from the exons ATGTCGCTTTACAAGACCAATTTCTTCGACCCTCAATCAGCGGCGGAGAAAGCGGTATCGGTAATTGGGTACGGATACGATCTCACTTGCGACCTCCGGTTAACCGGATGCAAACCCGGTCCATCCGGGTCAACCCTCATCGAACTCGGTGGAACCCTAACCCAGGACTTGGTGGTTCCCGGCGGCGTCGTTGTTCCCAATGTTTCTCCGGCGATTAAGTGCGATAAAGGTGAACGCACTCGATTTCATTCCGATGTTCTTTCATTCAATCAA ATGTCAGAGCAGTTTAATCAGGAACTATCTTTATCTGGTAAGATACCATCAGGGTTTTTCAATTCAATGTTTGGTTATAAAGGATGCTGGCAGAAAGACGCACCCGCAACGAAAAACCTTGCATTTGATGGTTGGATTATTTCGTTATACAGTATCGAGTTAGCGAAAACGCAGATTGCGTTGTCTGAGAAAGTGAAGCAAGAAGTGCCGGCTTCATGGGATCCCGCTGCTCTTGCTGA TTTTATCGACAAATACGGTACCCATGTTGTGGTTGGGGTCAAGATGGGGGGTAAAGACGTAATTTACCTAAAGCAACTGCAAAGTTCAGATCTTGAGCCAACACAAGTGCAGAATTTGTTAAAGCAATTAGCAGATGATTGTATTTCTGAACATGTATCCGAGCCTTCTGTTTCAGGATCGGATAAATCAAAG GATAAACGGGCTGTAGCGTGGGATCTCCCTCCAGAACTCATGAGTTCTTTAAGACCATCTATTGTTTCCCGGTCCAAGAATGAT GATCTAATGAGCATTCATGTTCGCCGAGGAGGTATTGATAAAGGTCAAAGCCACAAAAGTTGGCTTTCAACTGTACCCCAAGCACCAAACGTCATTTCCATGTCGTTTGTTCCAATCGTGGCACTTTTAAGCGGGGTTCGTGGTAGCGGTTTTCTAAGTCACGCCATCAATCTGTATCTTAGAT ATAAACCACCGATTGAGGAGCTCGAACAATTTCTAGAGTTCCAGTTGCCGCGACAGTGGGCTCCAGCATACGGCGATCTCCCACTTGCTTCTAGACGCAAGAAAAACCCATCCCCGTCACTTCAGTTCACCTTCTTGGGTCCTCGGCTCTATGTTAATACGGTCAAG GTCAATTCTGAGAATAGGCCAGTGACTGGGGTCCGCTTGTACTTAGAAGGACGGAAGAGTGATCGGTTAGCCATCCATCTGCAACACCTATCTTCGGTTCCTAAAATGCTTGAACTCACTGATGATTTCAGCTACAAACCTAGTGACGAACCGATTGAAAAAGGCTATCTGGAGCCGGTCAAATGGAGCATATTCTCTCACGTGTGCACCTTCCCGGTCGAGTACAACGAGGCTCTTATTGATGACTCGGCTTCCATTGTCACCAAAGCTTGGTTTGAAGTCAAAGGCGTGGGTATAAAAAAGGTTCTGTTTCTTCGGTTGGGATATTCAATGGTCGGATCGGGAAAGATTCGACGGTCCGAATGGGACGGGCCATCCATGAACTCTCGGAAGTCGGGGTTAATGTCAACGCTAATGAGCGCACCTTTTAGTATCGGGCTTGGTACACCTGAACAAAAGCCCGTAAAGGTGGAATTGAATTCCGCCATTTATCCTGATGGACCGCCTATAAGAACGCCGAAAATGTCGTCTTTTGTTGATACTAAGGAAATGATGAGGGGACCGGAAGATCCGCCGGGGTATTGGGTGGTGACCGGAGCAAAGCTGTGTGTGGAGGGTGGTAGAATTAGAGTGAAAGTTAAGTATTCCTTGTTGACAATAATGTCCGAGGATTCGATGTTTATGTGA
- the LOC110936925 gene encoding tRNA-splicing endonuclease subunit Sen54 isoform X3: protein MHMVIYPSYSLGGSVAHWREELGMAEVVSNKGRMWITTGIVRGGKLYIFLEDALFLAEIGALQLFDVDEKCIPLEDIYKKVAGGVGGSSWESFEVYRHLKSLGYIIKRHGVCWSMKQVKSASASVEGESENGCEETASITEITKLFSSMQITEAGPVFDVYPPNSKFRKSSPGEPMFILCISSGGPPTKKQIEDIEGQCEGIPLKFCYVEHGRVSIFSFNDVELPVLP, encoded by the exons ATGCATATGGTGATTTACCCAAGTTACAGTTTAG GTGGTTCTGTGGCTCATTGGAGGGAGGAGTTGGGAATGGCCGAAGTTGTTAGCAATAAAGGCCGAATGTGGATAACAACAGGGATAGTGCGTGGCGGGAAGTTATATATTTTCCTTGAAGATGCATT GTTTTTGGCAGAGATCGGGGCACTGCAACTGTTCGATGTCGACGAAAAATGTATTCCACTTGAAGACATATACAAGAAGGTTGCAGGAGGTGTAGGTGGATCTTCTTGGGAGTCATTTGAGGTATACAGGCATCTCAAATCTTTAGGCTACATAATCAAAAGACACGGTGTTTGTTGGAGTATGAAACAAGTTAAAAGCGCATCTGCTTCTGTTGAAGGTGAATCAGAGAATGGCTGTGAAGAAACGGCTTCTATAACTGAAATCACTAAATTGTTCAGCAGTATGCAGATAACTGAAGCGGGACCGGTTTTTGATGTTTACCCTCCAAACAGCAAGTTCAGAAAATCTAGCCCCGGTGAACCAATGTTTATTCTCTGCATAAGTAG TGGCGGTCCACCAACTAAGAAGCAAATTGAGGATATCGAAGGACAATGTGAAGGTATTCCTCTAAAGTTTTGTTACGTTGAGCATGGACGTGTAAGCATTTTTTCTTTTAATGACGTTGAGCTTCCTGTTCTTCCTTGA
- the LOC110936925 gene encoding tRNA-splicing endonuclease subunit Sen54 isoform X1 → MEIEDWAGGSSDSEVSSPDSDNEDHCYAYGDLPKLQFRKGGSVAHWREELGMAEVVSNKGRMWITTGIVRGGKLYIFLEDALFLAEIGALQLFDVDEKCIPLEDIYKKVAGGVGGSSWESFEVYRHLKSLGYIIKRHGVCWSMKQVKSASASVEGESENGCEETASITEITKLFSSMQITEAGPVFDVYPPNSKFRKSSPGEPMFILCISSGGPPTKKQIEDIEGQCEGIPLKFCYVEHGRVSIFSFNDVELPVLP, encoded by the exons ATGGAAATCGAAGATTGGGCTGGTGGATCGAGTGATTCAGAGGTATCTTCACCTGATAGTGACAACGAGGACCATTGCTATGCATATGGTGATTTACCCAAGTTACAGTTTAG GAAAGGTGGTTCTGTGGCTCATTGGAGGGAGGAGTTGGGAATGGCCGAAGTTGTTAGCAATAAAGGCCGAATGTGGATAACAACAGGGATAGTGCGTGGCGGGAAGTTATATATTTTCCTTGAAGATGCATT GTTTTTGGCAGAGATCGGGGCACTGCAACTGTTCGATGTCGACGAAAAATGTATTCCACTTGAAGACATATACAAGAAGGTTGCAGGAGGTGTAGGTGGATCTTCTTGGGAGTCATTTGAGGTATACAGGCATCTCAAATCTTTAGGCTACATAATCAAAAGACACGGTGTTTGTTGGAGTATGAAACAAGTTAAAAGCGCATCTGCTTCTGTTGAAGGTGAATCAGAGAATGGCTGTGAAGAAACGGCTTCTATAACTGAAATCACTAAATTGTTCAGCAGTATGCAGATAACTGAAGCGGGACCGGTTTTTGATGTTTACCCTCCAAACAGCAAGTTCAGAAAATCTAGCCCCGGTGAACCAATGTTTATTCTCTGCATAAGTAG TGGCGGTCCACCAACTAAGAAGCAAATTGAGGATATCGAAGGACAATGTGAAGGTATTCCTCTAAAGTTTTGTTACGTTGAGCATGGACGTGTAAGCATTTTTTCTTTTAATGACGTTGAGCTTCCTGTTCTTCCTTGA
- the LOC110936925 gene encoding uncharacterized protein LOC110936925 isoform X2 translates to MEIEDWAGGSSDSEVSSPDSDNEDHCYAYGDLPKLQFRKGGSVAHWREELGMAEVVSNKGRMWITTGIVRGGKLYIFLEDALFLAEIGALQLFDVDEKCIPLEDIYKKVAGGVGGSSWESFEVYRHLKSLGYIIKRHGVCWSMKQVKSASASVEGESENGCEETASITEITKLFSSMQITEAGPVFDVYPPNSKFRKSSPGEPMFILCIMAVHQLRSKLRISKDNVKVFL, encoded by the exons ATGGAAATCGAAGATTGGGCTGGTGGATCGAGTGATTCAGAGGTATCTTCACCTGATAGTGACAACGAGGACCATTGCTATGCATATGGTGATTTACCCAAGTTACAGTTTAG GAAAGGTGGTTCTGTGGCTCATTGGAGGGAGGAGTTGGGAATGGCCGAAGTTGTTAGCAATAAAGGCCGAATGTGGATAACAACAGGGATAGTGCGTGGCGGGAAGTTATATATTTTCCTTGAAGATGCATT GTTTTTGGCAGAGATCGGGGCACTGCAACTGTTCGATGTCGACGAAAAATGTATTCCACTTGAAGACATATACAAGAAGGTTGCAGGAGGTGTAGGTGGATCTTCTTGGGAGTCATTTGAGGTATACAGGCATCTCAAATCTTTAGGCTACATAATCAAAAGACACGGTGTTTGTTGGAGTATGAAACAAGTTAAAAGCGCATCTGCTTCTGTTGAAGGTGAATCAGAGAATGGCTGTGAAGAAACGGCTTCTATAACTGAAATCACTAAATTGTTCAGCAGTATGCAGATAACTGAAGCGGGACCGGTTTTTGATGTTTACCCTCCAAACAGCAAGTTCAGAAAATCTAGCCCCGGTGAACCAATGTTTATTCTCTGCATAA TGGCGGTCCACCAACTAAGAAGCAAATTGAGGATATCGAAGGACAATGTGAAGGTATTCCTCTAA